One genomic region from Salinicola endophyticus encodes:
- the folD gene encoding bifunctional methylenetetrahydrofolate dehydrogenase/methenyltetrahydrofolate cyclohydrolase FolD — protein MTAQLIDGKRIAGAIREQVTTEVAERLQLGRRRPGLAVILVGHDPASEIYVSHKHRACEQAGILSFSHRLDATISQQALEAVIDELNADDTVDGILLQLPLPEHLDANPLLERIRPDKDVDGFHPYNLGRLAQRMPLLRPCTPKGIMTLLEHSGIELRGLEATVVGASNIVGRPMSLELLLAGCTTTVCHRFTRSLEEKVRQADLLVVAVGKPGLIDGNWIKPGAVVIDVGMNRNDDGTLVGDVDFASAAERASFITPVPGGVGPMTVATLLQNTLQAAELHDAH, from the coding sequence ATGACCGCTCAGTTGATCGACGGCAAACGCATTGCCGGCGCCATCCGCGAACAGGTGACCACCGAGGTGGCCGAGCGCCTCCAGCTGGGACGCCGGCGCCCGGGCCTGGCGGTGATTCTGGTGGGCCACGACCCCGCCTCCGAGATCTACGTGAGCCACAAGCACCGTGCCTGCGAGCAGGCCGGCATTCTCTCGTTCAGCCATCGCCTCGATGCCACCATCAGCCAGCAGGCGCTGGAAGCGGTCATCGACGAACTGAATGCAGACGATACGGTCGACGGCATCCTGCTACAGCTGCCGCTACCCGAGCATCTCGACGCCAACCCGCTACTCGAGCGTATTCGCCCGGACAAGGACGTCGACGGCTTCCACCCCTACAACCTGGGGCGTCTGGCCCAACGCATGCCGCTGCTGCGCCCGTGCACGCCCAAAGGCATCATGACCCTGCTCGAACACAGCGGTATCGAGCTGCGTGGCCTCGAGGCGACGGTGGTCGGCGCCTCCAATATCGTCGGTCGCCCCATGTCACTGGAGCTGCTGCTGGCTGGCTGCACCACCACCGTGTGCCACCGCTTCACCCGCAGCCTGGAGGAGAAAGTCCGCCAGGCAGATCTACTGGTGGTGGCCGTGGGCAAGCCGGGCCTCATCGATGGTAACTGGATCAAGCCGGGCGCCGTGGTGATCGATGTCGGCATGAACCGTAACGATGACGGCACCCTGGTCGGCGATGTCGACTTCGCCAGCGCCGCCGAGCGTGCCAGCTTCATCACCCCGGTACCCGGCGGGGTCGGCCCGATGACGGTCGCGACCCTGTTGCAGAACACCCTGCAGGCCGCCGAACTCCACGACGCCCATTGA
- the mtnN gene encoding 5'-methylthioadenosine/S-adenosylhomocysteine nucleosidase: MQTIGLIGAMEQEVTLLASQLEDARVERHAGATFHCGRRHGVEIVLLQSGIGKVNAAVGTTQMMTRFRPDAVINTGSAGGFGAELEVGDVVISSEVRHHDVDVTAFGYALGQVPGMPASFAPAPELVSAARASIENLGELRVFEGLICTGDSFMSDPARVEGLRAHFPEMLAIEMEAAAIAQTCHLFDCPFVVIRALSDIAGKSSHLSFDAFLERAATHSARMVDAIVARLATH; this comes from the coding sequence ATGCAAACCATCGGCCTCATCGGTGCCATGGAGCAGGAAGTCACCCTGCTCGCCTCGCAGTTGGAAGACGCGCGCGTCGAACGTCACGCCGGCGCCACCTTCCACTGCGGCCGTCGCCACGGCGTCGAGATCGTGCTGCTGCAGTCGGGCATCGGCAAGGTCAATGCCGCCGTCGGCACCACTCAGATGATGACGCGCTTCCGCCCCGATGCGGTGATCAACACCGGCTCGGCGGGCGGCTTCGGCGCCGAGCTGGAGGTCGGCGACGTGGTCATCTCCAGCGAAGTACGCCATCACGATGTCGATGTCACCGCCTTCGGCTACGCCCTGGGTCAGGTGCCGGGCATGCCGGCGTCATTCGCCCCCGCGCCCGAACTGGTCAGCGCCGCACGCGCAAGCATCGAGAATCTCGGCGAGCTGCGCGTGTTCGAGGGCCTGATCTGCACCGGCGACAGCTTCATGTCAGACCCGGCCAGGGTCGAGGGGCTGCGGGCACACTTCCCCGAGATGCTGGCGATCGAGATGGAAGCGGCGGCGATCGCTCAGACCTGCCACCTCTTCGACTGCCCGTTCGTGGTCATTCGCGCGCTTTCGGATATTGCCGGCAAGTCATCGCACCTCTCCTTCGACGCCTTCCTGGAGCGTGCAGCCACCCACTCGGCGCGCATGGTCGACGCCATCGTCGCGCGCCTGGCGACGCACTGA
- the cysS gene encoding cysteine--tRNA ligase, which yields MQVYSTLTRRKAPLQPIEPGKLRMYVCGMTVYDYCHLGHARVMVAFDVITRWLRQTGLDVTYVRNITDIDDKILKRAEENGEPISALTERMIAAMHEDEARLGVLRPDLEPRATGHIHEIVAMIQRLIDNGYAYAADNGDVYYRVRRFAAYGKLNNRNLDEMRAGARVEVDSHKEDPLDFVLWKAAKPNEASWPSPWSEGRPGWHIECSAMSTCCLGETFDIHGGGPDLTFPHHENEIAQSEAATGKPYVNVWMHAGAVRVDQEKMSKSLGNFFTIREVLESHDPEVVRYLLVASHYRSPINYAPASLGEARRSLERFYHALDGVKPCQGEVAPDYAARFSAAMNDDFNTPEALSVLFELVREVNRLRDTDALRAAALAFELKRLAGVLGLLEREPADFLKAGAQALPLAEAEIEARIEARAQAKRERDFAAADRIRDELAALGIVLKDSREGTRWSLEAAGD from the coding sequence CTGCAGGTCTATAGCACGCTGACGCGGCGCAAGGCGCCGCTGCAACCGATCGAGCCCGGCAAGCTGCGCATGTACGTCTGTGGCATGACGGTCTACGACTACTGCCACCTGGGCCATGCCCGGGTAATGGTGGCGTTCGACGTGATCACCCGCTGGCTGCGCCAGACCGGGCTCGACGTCACCTATGTGCGCAACATCACCGATATCGATGACAAGATCCTCAAGCGCGCCGAGGAGAACGGTGAGCCGATCTCGGCGCTGACCGAGCGCATGATCGCGGCAATGCACGAAGACGAGGCGCGCCTGGGCGTGCTGCGTCCGGATCTGGAGCCCCGCGCCACTGGCCATATCCACGAGATCGTGGCGATGATCCAGCGCCTGATCGACAACGGCTACGCCTATGCCGCGGACAACGGTGACGTCTACTACCGCGTGCGTCGGTTTGCCGCCTACGGCAAGCTCAACAACCGCAATCTGGACGAGATGCGGGCCGGGGCACGGGTCGAGGTCGACTCCCACAAGGAGGACCCGCTCGACTTCGTGTTGTGGAAAGCCGCCAAGCCGAATGAGGCGAGCTGGCCCTCGCCATGGAGCGAAGGGCGTCCGGGCTGGCACATCGAGTGCTCGGCGATGTCGACCTGCTGCCTGGGCGAAACGTTCGATATTCATGGCGGTGGGCCCGATCTGACCTTTCCCCACCACGAGAACGAGATTGCCCAGAGCGAGGCCGCCACCGGCAAGCCCTACGTCAATGTGTGGATGCACGCCGGAGCGGTGCGCGTCGATCAGGAGAAGATGTCCAAGTCGCTGGGCAACTTCTTCACCATTCGTGAAGTGCTCGAGAGTCATGATCCGGAGGTGGTGCGCTACCTGTTGGTGGCCAGCCACTACCGCAGCCCGATCAACTATGCGCCGGCCTCCCTCGGTGAGGCGCGGCGCTCGCTGGAGCGCTTCTACCACGCGCTGGATGGCGTCAAGCCGTGTCAGGGCGAGGTCGCGCCGGACTACGCGGCCCGTTTCAGTGCAGCAATGAACGATGACTTCAATACGCCCGAAGCGCTGTCGGTACTGTTCGAGCTGGTGCGCGAGGTCAATCGCTTGCGCGACACGGATGCTCTAAGGGCCGCGGCGCTGGCGTTCGAGCTCAAGCGCCTGGCCGGGGTGCTGGGCCTGCTCGAGCGCGAGCCGGCTGACTTTCTCAAGGCCGGCGCCCAGGCGCTGCCGCTGGCGGAGGCGGAGATCGAGGCGCGCATCGAGGCGCGGGCCCAGGCCAAGCGCGAGCGCGATTTTGCCGCCGCCGACCGGATTCGCGACGAGCTGGCGGCGCTGGGTATCGTGCTCAAGGATTCCCGCGAGGGCACCCGCTGGAGTCTGGAGGCGGCTGGCGACTGA
- a CDS encoding glutamine--tRNA ligase/YqeY domain fusion protein — MSVESRVENDDTQHGAPNFLRNQIRDEIESGQAQTIVTRFPPEPNGFLHIGHAKSIWVNFGLAEQFGGRCHLRFDDTNPAKEEQAYIDAIREDIEWLGYRWSGEVRYASSYFDQLYAWAQHLVREGLAYVDDLSPEEIREYRGTLTEPGRPSPYRERGVEENLDLLERMRVGEFAEGAKVLRAKIDMAAPNINLRDPILYRIRHAHHHQTGDAWKIYPSYDFAHGQSDAIEGITHSLCTLEFEDHRPLYEWFLAHLPVPSQPRQTEFARMNVNYTVTSKRKLKLLVDEQVVDGWDDPRMPTISGLRRRGYTPASLRKFCDMTGVSRAANVVDIAMLHFAIRSDLEDNAPRAMCVLNPLKVVLTNVAADHGEVFEVPGHPAREDMGTRRLPLTREIWIDRDDFMEEPPKKFFRLAPGKEVRLRNGYVIRCDEVIKDASGEITALHCSVDFETLGKNPEGRKVKGVIHWVSAEHGVPVEVRLYDNLFLDEAPDRDKDADFLDHLNPESLVTVHGIAEPALADAAPEARYQFERVGYFCADRHACRDGKLVFNRTVGLKDSWAKIQQKQQGTA; from the coding sequence ATGAGCGTCGAGAGTCGCGTCGAGAACGACGATACCCAGCACGGAGCCCCGAATTTTCTGCGCAATCAGATTCGTGACGAGATCGAATCGGGGCAGGCCCAGACGATCGTGACCCGCTTTCCGCCGGAGCCCAACGGCTTTCTGCACATCGGTCACGCCAAGTCGATCTGGGTCAATTTCGGTCTGGCGGAACAGTTCGGCGGTCGCTGTCATCTGCGCTTCGACGACACCAATCCGGCCAAGGAAGAGCAGGCTTATATCGACGCCATTCGCGAGGATATCGAGTGGCTCGGCTATCGCTGGAGCGGTGAGGTGCGCTACGCCTCGAGCTACTTCGATCAGCTCTATGCCTGGGCCCAGCATCTGGTGCGCGAAGGTCTGGCGTATGTCGACGATCTCTCGCCGGAAGAGATCCGCGAATACCGTGGCACCCTGACCGAGCCGGGGCGGCCGAGCCCCTACCGCGAGCGCGGCGTGGAGGAGAACCTCGACCTGCTGGAGCGCATGCGGGTGGGCGAGTTCGCCGAGGGGGCCAAGGTGCTGCGGGCCAAGATCGACATGGCCGCGCCGAATATCAATCTGCGCGACCCGATCCTCTACCGGATTCGCCACGCCCATCACCACCAGACCGGCGATGCCTGGAAGATCTATCCCTCCTATGACTTCGCGCATGGCCAGTCGGATGCGATCGAGGGCATCACCCATTCGCTGTGCACGCTCGAGTTCGAGGATCACCGCCCGCTCTACGAGTGGTTCCTGGCGCATCTGCCGGTGCCGTCGCAGCCGCGCCAGACCGAATTCGCGCGGATGAACGTCAACTACACCGTGACCTCCAAGCGCAAGCTCAAGCTGCTGGTCGACGAGCAGGTGGTGGATGGCTGGGACGATCCGCGCATGCCCACCATCTCGGGGCTGCGCCGGCGCGGTTACACGCCGGCCTCGCTGCGCAAGTTCTGCGACATGACCGGGGTCAGCCGGGCGGCCAATGTGGTCGACATCGCCATGCTGCACTTCGCGATTCGCTCCGATCTGGAAGACAACGCGCCGCGCGCGATGTGCGTGCTCAACCCGCTCAAGGTGGTGCTGACCAACGTCGCTGCCGACCACGGCGAAGTGTTCGAGGTGCCGGGGCATCCGGCGCGTGAAGACATGGGTACCCGGCGCCTGCCGCTGACCCGCGAGATCTGGATCGACCGTGACGACTTCATGGAGGAGCCGCCGAAGAAGTTCTTCCGGCTGGCGCCGGGCAAGGAGGTGCGCCTGCGCAACGGCTACGTGATCCGCTGCGACGAGGTGATCAAGGACGCCAGCGGCGAGATCACGGCGCTGCACTGCTCGGTCGACTTCGAGACCTTGGGCAAGAATCCCGAGGGGCGCAAGGTGAAAGGGGTGATCCACTGGGTCAGCGCCGAGCACGGCGTGCCGGTGGAAGTCCGTCTCTATGACAACCTGTTCCTCGATGAGGCGCCGGATCGCGACAAGGACGCCGACTTCCTCGATCATCTCAACCCCGAGTCACTGGTCACCGTGCACGGCATCGCCGAGCCGGCGCTCGCGGATGCGGCGCCCGAGGCGCGCTATCAGTTCGAGCGCGTGGGCTACTTCTGCGCCGACCGTCACGCCTGTCGCGATGGCAAGCTGGTGTTCAATCGTACGGTCGGACTCAAGGATTCCTGGGCCAAGATTCAGCAGAAGCAGCAGGGGACGGCATGA
- a CDS encoding peptidylprolyl isomerase, translated as MIVLHTNNGIIKLELDADKAPKTAANFEQYVRDGHYDGTLFHRVIDGFMVQGGGFDTDFEQKATRAPIENEADNGLTNRKGSVAMARTQDPHSASAQFFINVSDNDFLNHRDKSLPGWGYCVFGNVVGGMDVVDRIRQVTTGRRGMHSDVPVEDVIIERAEIV; from the coding sequence ATGATCGTTCTGCACACCAATAACGGCATCATCAAACTCGAGCTGGACGCCGACAAGGCGCCCAAGACGGCCGCCAATTTCGAGCAGTACGTCCGCGATGGCCACTACGACGGCACCCTGTTTCACCGTGTGATCGATGGTTTCATGGTTCAGGGCGGCGGCTTCGATACCGACTTCGAACAGAAAGCGACGCGGGCACCGATCGAGAACGAAGCCGACAACGGCCTCACCAACCGGAAAGGCAGCGTCGCCATGGCGCGCACCCAGGACCCGCACTCGGCCAGCGCGCAGTTCTTCATCAACGTCTCCGACAACGACTTCCTCAACCACCGCGACAAGAGCCTGCCGGGCTGGGGCTACTGCGTGTTCGGCAACGTCGTCGGGGGTATGGACGTGGTCGACCGTATCCGCCAGGTCACCACCGGGCGCCGCGGCATGCACAGCGACGTGCCGGTCGAGGATGTGATCATCGAACGCGCCGAAATCGTCTGA
- a CDS encoding UDP-2,3-diacylglucosamine diphosphatase, with the protein MQLLIADLHLQPDQPEIAQGFIDYLRGPAREASALTILGDLFEAWIGDDYRGEFEQRIIAELRACHDAGTRLAFMHGNRDFLIGEAFAADSGCALLEDPTVVELGGRRALLMHGDSLCTGDTAYMAFRRQARDPAWQAQILALPVEERLALARKLRQQSGEANSNKAEDIMDVTPAAVVDTLRAHESRLLIHGHTHRPAVHELEVDGERAERYVIGDWRPDQGWQLRVEGDDITLESFALA; encoded by the coding sequence ATGCAACTGCTGATCGCCGACCTGCATCTACAACCCGACCAGCCCGAGATCGCCCAGGGTTTCATCGACTACCTGCGCGGACCCGCCCGCGAGGCCTCGGCACTGACCATTCTCGGCGACCTGTTCGAAGCGTGGATCGGCGATGACTACCGCGGCGAGTTCGAGCAGCGCATCATCGCCGAGCTGCGCGCCTGCCATGACGCCGGCACCCGGCTCGCCTTCATGCACGGCAACCGCGACTTCCTGATCGGAGAGGCCTTCGCCGCCGACAGCGGCTGCGCCCTGCTCGAGGACCCCACCGTGGTCGAGCTGGGCGGGCGTCGCGCCCTGCTGATGCACGGCGACAGCCTGTGCACCGGTGACACCGCCTATATGGCGTTCCGCCGCCAGGCCCGCGATCCGGCATGGCAGGCCCAGATCCTGGCGCTGCCGGTGGAGGAGCGCCTGGCGCTGGCGCGCAAGCTGCGCCAGCAGTCCGGCGAGGCCAACTCCAACAAGGCCGAGGACATCATGGATGTGACCCCGGCGGCGGTGGTCGATACGCTGCGCGCGCATGAATCGCGCCTGCTGATCCATGGCCACACCCACCGCCCGGCGGTGCACGAGCTGGAGGTCGACGGCGAGCGCGCCGAGCGCTATGTCATCGGCGACTGGCGGCCCGATCAGGGCTGGCAGCTCAGAGTCGAGGGCGACGACATTACGCTGGAGTCTTTCGCCCTCGCCTGA
- a CDS encoding AAA family ATPase translates to MTQPSATTTLDLFGQFGLHQGGATLTQFSYDKVKALLVYLLLQRGPVSRAQLAALLWPDQRLDAARTNLRHALHSLRHALGECAETSLTVTRQTIACEPPASVVWDLRELERELARAPDLAGLETLLSHFRGELVAELALPQCEAFSRWLAQVRGDWRRRVIGYAERALDQAQTLPEALLRTLVTRFPEHAAFQELLIRCLAGHGQVAAARERFHALLRQLALSGEQPSEGFLQFAGDWPDVTPAVENAVPPPALPTPAAGYSAEEIDFRQVAIMAIALKPPESGNDIGQALACLNLQERLFRWLETQCHQLGGFWQAAVGSGVGLACFATHGPTHQLAELVALYDHCHQGLTAQVAACWEGDTPPPAFTLCAGLDSGRVIWLPERRAIDPLGDVTQVALAMLAMAETGELMISLNASQHLPPAFDLQARLTPRLLSADGRVVQRALALASGDGERVTRVPSLLGRDAELRQLRDALARVTLGLRQSVLVLGDTGIGKSALMIRFRECLQHEDVALFWRQTTRLSSQTPYAVVQSLLRWHLGAEPALASLEALIDATPMLAKIGAERRRLLLDVLVREVTNREAAEEAVELVSHLTQSLILRLTATRRPLVMIIDDLQWLDEPSLKVLHNLQVRLPIHSSLLLLASHQNREMPSIRLNWDQQIALARLGPEQSAEMLDVLARRHCLTLDPCLREQLIARCEGVPLYLQEICRWLEIDRREGRTLDAAALPRGLLGLLASRIDQLHQDRSVAHMAAVCGRQFETALLRACLDTTDAALRVALEQMRRLEIIEPCESAPFDFQFTHPLLHEAAYLSCPQDVRVTLHGRLVMLIESQRPAWISRHPGDFAEHLQRSGDPGRGARYFEMAARGALRASANRTALRLAEAGLTCLARVPGGAAERRISLLTVQGQAYYALEGHGSRPAQACFIEAQQLWRDGPAQEEDAGDQAFLVTWGLWVGASQRYANRDADALAEHLRELAQRIDDPRYRRLALYARAYGEYWSGEVGRAFEHLEQIDPLHQPMVLEWLPYSDHPQVAASCYQSWALCLRGDYRRAEQQMEAAIRLAESIGHPASLAMALIFAASLYRQLGHVHLALERGQRAFEMTRSQDLRRWHLEALCVLGWGQALAGDAAGLDQVESGVERLIELTGRARHQRASLWYGDACLALDQLERAAHYLLPCLEQARDNRSTMLPQLLLQMARIQHRQGRPLAEIEALIAEARSWAEDAGCAHLELNSLALWLTLVDPGDAESQRALRYRLGEVALSDAPVLIRWRTLLDNLSADAHPPQRPRRGRRSATTRARHG, encoded by the coding sequence ATGACGCAGCCATCCGCTACCACGACCCTCGACCTGTTCGGGCAGTTCGGCCTGCACCAGGGGGGCGCCACGCTGACCCAGTTCAGCTACGACAAGGTCAAGGCGCTGCTGGTCTATCTACTGCTGCAGCGCGGGCCGGTCAGCCGTGCCCAGCTGGCGGCGCTGCTGTGGCCCGACCAGCGCCTCGACGCTGCGCGCACCAATCTGCGCCATGCGCTGCACTCACTGCGTCACGCCCTCGGCGAGTGCGCCGAGACCTCGCTGACGGTCACCCGCCAGACCATCGCCTGCGAGCCGCCGGCGTCGGTGGTATGGGACCTGCGCGAACTCGAGCGCGAGCTTGCGCGGGCGCCGGACCTGGCGGGGCTCGAGACGCTGCTGAGCCACTTTCGCGGTGAGCTGGTGGCAGAGCTGGCGCTGCCCCAGTGCGAGGCCTTCAGCCGCTGGCTAGCGCAGGTGCGTGGCGACTGGCGCCGCCGGGTGATCGGCTATGCCGAGCGCGCCCTGGACCAGGCGCAGACGCTGCCCGAGGCACTGCTGCGGACGCTGGTGACGCGCTTCCCCGAGCACGCGGCGTTCCAGGAGCTGCTGATTCGCTGTCTCGCCGGCCACGGCCAGGTGGCTGCCGCGCGCGAGCGTTTTCATGCCTTGCTGCGGCAGCTGGCGCTCTCCGGCGAGCAGCCCAGCGAAGGCTTCCTGCAGTTCGCCGGTGACTGGCCTGACGTCACCCCGGCGGTAGAGAACGCGGTGCCGCCGCCGGCGCTGCCAACACCGGCGGCGGGTTACTCGGCGGAGGAGATCGACTTCCGTCAGGTGGCGATCATGGCAATCGCGCTCAAGCCGCCGGAGAGCGGCAATGACATCGGTCAGGCGCTGGCCTGTCTGAATCTGCAGGAGCGACTGTTCCGCTGGCTGGAGACGCAGTGCCACCAGCTCGGCGGCTTCTGGCAGGCGGCGGTGGGCAGCGGGGTAGGGCTGGCGTGCTTCGCCACTCACGGCCCGACCCACCAGCTGGCCGAGCTGGTGGCGCTCTACGACCATTGTCATCAGGGGCTGACGGCGCAGGTCGCGGCGTGCTGGGAGGGTGACACACCGCCGCCGGCCTTTACCCTTTGCGCGGGGTTGGATAGTGGCCGGGTGATCTGGCTGCCGGAGCGCCGCGCCATCGATCCGCTCGGCGATGTCACCCAGGTGGCGTTGGCGATGCTGGCCATGGCCGAGACGGGAGAGCTGATGATCTCGCTCAATGCCAGTCAGCATCTGCCCCCGGCGTTCGACCTGCAGGCGCGGCTGACGCCGCGGCTGCTGAGTGCCGATGGCAGGGTCGTGCAGCGCGCCCTGGCGCTGGCGTCCGGCGACGGCGAGCGGGTGACCCGGGTGCCGAGCCTGCTGGGGCGCGATGCCGAGCTGCGCCAGCTGCGTGATGCCCTGGCTCGGGTCACGCTGGGGTTGCGACAGAGCGTTCTGGTGCTGGGCGACACTGGCATCGGCAAGTCGGCGCTGATGATTCGCTTCCGCGAGTGTCTGCAGCACGAGGATGTCGCGCTGTTCTGGCGCCAGACCACGCGGCTGTCGAGCCAGACGCCCTATGCGGTGGTGCAGTCGCTGCTGCGCTGGCACCTCGGCGCGGAGCCGGCGCTCGCCAGTCTGGAAGCGTTGATCGATGCCACGCCGATGCTGGCCAAGATCGGCGCCGAGCGGCGTCGCCTGCTGCTCGACGTACTGGTGCGTGAAGTGACCAACCGCGAGGCGGCAGAGGAGGCGGTGGAGCTGGTCAGCCATCTGACCCAGTCGTTGATTCTACGTCTGACCGCGACGCGCCGGCCGCTGGTGATGATCATCGACGATCTGCAGTGGCTCGACGAGCCTTCGCTCAAGGTGCTGCACAATCTGCAGGTGCGCCTGCCGATCCACTCCTCGCTGCTGCTGCTGGCTTCGCATCAGAACCGCGAGATGCCGTCGATCCGGCTCAACTGGGACCAGCAGATCGCGCTCGCACGTCTGGGGCCCGAGCAGTCGGCCGAGATGCTCGACGTGCTCGCCCGGCGCCACTGCCTGACGCTGGACCCCTGCCTGCGCGAGCAGCTGATCGCGCGCTGTGAGGGCGTGCCGCTCTATCTGCAGGAGATCTGCCGCTGGCTCGAGATCGACCGCCGGGAGGGGCGCACCCTCGATGCCGCTGCTTTGCCGCGTGGGCTGCTGGGGCTGCTCGCCAGCCGCATCGATCAGCTGCACCAGGATCGCAGCGTGGCGCACATGGCGGCGGTGTGCGGGCGCCAGTTCGAGACCGCGCTGCTCAGGGCGTGTCTCGATACCACCGATGCGGCGCTGCGGGTGGCGCTCGAGCAGATGCGTCGGCTCGAGATCATCGAGCCGTGCGAGAGCGCGCCCTTCGATTTCCAGTTCACCCACCCGCTGCTGCACGAGGCCGCCTATCTGTCCTGCCCCCAGGATGTCCGCGTGACCCTGCACGGCCGTCTGGTGATGCTGATCGAGTCCCAGCGTCCGGCCTGGATCAGCCGTCATCCCGGCGATTTCGCCGAGCATCTGCAGCGCAGCGGGGACCCGGGGCGCGGCGCCCGTTATTTCGAGATGGCGGCGCGTGGCGCCCTGCGCGCCAGCGCCAACCGCACCGCACTGCGCCTGGCCGAAGCGGGCCTTACCTGCCTGGCGCGCGTGCCGGGTGGGGCGGCAGAACGACGGATCAGCCTGCTGACAGTGCAGGGGCAGGCCTATTACGCGCTCGAAGGGCATGGCTCGCGCCCGGCCCAGGCGTGCTTCATCGAGGCGCAGCAGCTGTGGCGCGATGGGCCCGCCCAGGAGGAGGATGCCGGGGATCAGGCCTTCCTGGTCACCTGGGGGCTATGGGTCGGTGCCAGCCAGCGCTACGCCAACCGCGATGCCGACGCCCTGGCCGAGCATCTGCGCGAGCTGGCACAGCGGATCGACGACCCGCGCTACCGTCGTCTGGCGCTCTATGCCCGCGCCTACGGCGAGTACTGGAGTGGTGAGGTGGGGCGTGCCTTCGAGCATCTGGAGCAGATCGATCCGTTGCATCAGCCGATGGTGCTCGAGTGGCTGCCTTACTCGGATCACCCGCAGGTGGCTGCCAGCTGCTATCAGAGCTGGGCACTCTGCCTGCGCGGCGACTATCGTCGCGCCGAACAGCAGATGGAAGCGGCGATCCGGCTGGCGGAGAGTATCGGCCATCCGGCATCGCTGGCCATGGCGCTGATCTTTGCCGCCTCGCTCTATCGTCAGCTGGGGCATGTCCACCTGGCCCTGGAGCGTGGCCAGCGGGCTTTCGAAATGACCCGTTCTCAGGATCTGCGGCGCTGGCATCTGGAGGCGCTCTGCGTGCTCGGCTGGGGGCAGGCGCTGGCCGGTGATGCGGCCGGTCTGGATCAGGTCGAGTCGGGGGTCGAGCGGCTGATCGAGCTCACCGGCCGGGCCCGCCACCAGCGCGCTTCGCTATGGTATGGCGACGCCTGTCTGGCGCTCGATCAGCTCGAACGCGCGGCGCACTACCTGCTGCCGTGCCTGGAGCAGGCCCGCGACAATCGCTCGACCATGCTGCCGCAGTTGCTGCTGCAGATGGCACGAATCCAGCACCGTCAGGGTCGGCCGCTGGCCGAGATCGAGGCGCTGATTGCCGAGGCGCGGTCCTGGGCAGAGGATGCCGGCTGCGCCCATCTCGAGTTGAACAGCCTGGCGCTGTGGTTGACCCTGGTGGACCCCGGGGATGCGGAGAGCCAGCGCGCGCTGCGCTATCGCCTGGGCGAGGTCGCGCTCTCCGACGCGCCGGTGCTGATTCGCTGGCGTACGCTGCTCGACAATCTCAGCGCCGATGCGCATCCGCCACAGCGCCCCCGGCGTGGCCGGCGAAGCGCCACGACTCGGGCGCGGCATGGCTGA
- a CDS encoding tRNA-(ms[2]io[6]A)-hydroxylase, with protein sequence MTAYTATETDAALPRELLEFLPCATPASWIEAALANPALLLIDHAQCEKKAASTAMSLMFRYVDRPELLAKMSQLAREELLHFEQVVAIMQERGVDYSHLQASRYAEGLRRHVARDEPQRLIDILIVGAFIEARSCERFARLIPRLDAQLAKFYRSLVRSEGRHFEDYIGLARRYAGAAAVDERIAFFAAHERALIEESDTHFRFHSGVPAAV encoded by the coding sequence ATGACCGCTTATACCGCTACCGAGACCGACGCCGCGCTGCCGCGGGAGCTGCTCGAGTTCCTGCCCTGTGCGACCCCTGCAAGCTGGATCGAGGCGGCACTCGCCAATCCGGCGCTGCTGCTGATCGATCATGCCCAGTGCGAGAAGAAGGCGGCCTCCACCGCGATGAGCCTGATGTTCCGCTATGTCGACCGCCCCGAGCTGTTGGCCAAGATGTCGCAGCTGGCGCGGGAGGAGCTTCTGCACTTCGAGCAGGTGGTGGCGATCATGCAGGAGCGCGGGGTCGACTACAGCCATCTCCAGGCTTCACGCTACGCGGAAGGGTTGCGACGCCACGTGGCGCGCGACGAGCCGCAGCGCCTGATCGACATCCTGATCGTCGGCGCCTTCATCGAGGCGCGCTCGTGCGAGCGCTTCGCGCGGCTGATCCCCCGGCTCGACGCGCAGCTGGCCAAGTTCTACCGCTCGCTGGTGCGTTCGGAAGGGCGCCATTTCGAGGACTATATCGGTCTTGCCCGGCGCTACGCCGGTGCCGCCGCAGTCGATGAGCGGATCGCCTTCTTCGCCGCCCACGAGCGTGCCCTGATCGAGGAGTCGGACACCCACTTTCGCTTCCACAGCGGGGTGCCGGCCGCGGTATGA